The DNA sequence TGTAAGTTCTACAGGTTTTGTGTCTAAAAGTGATTGTTTACACTTCCCGCAGTTTGCTTTTTTATAACTCTCTTTTTTTGGAACATTGTTTACAGTAAAACAGTGTGGACATACAATTTTCATAGAATTCTCCTTTTTGAAGTGTATTTTACACTCAATTTGGCAATTGTAATGCTACCTAAGTTCCATATTATAGTCTAATTTCAAAATATATTTTATGAAGATGTCTCTTTTTTAAATGATTCTATACTTTCTGCCATGCCATAATCCGGATTTTGTTTTGGTTCTAAAACAATTTGGGCCAATGTATTGTTGTTATGGTTAATAATAATGGGCGCTAAAAAATTAATTGTTGATTTTTCCAAAGGTTTCTGAATAAGTAAAATATTGAAAACACTTATTTCTGAATTGTCAGTAATTTTGAGTAACTCTTTTGTTTTTTCAGGAATTTCAAAAGGGTATTCGCGTAACATATAAGGATTGACCAGAGTAAAAGATATGCCCGGATTTTGGCTGTCTTTCATAATGGAAAAAAGTGCATCTATTTCATTTATATCTACCTGCCTGGTATTTACAAATCCAAGTATTTCGCCTTTTACCTCATATGCCATTGTCATCCTTTAAAATTGTCCCTCTTTATATTTCAGATCCTTAGAAATGATATAGAGCGTCGAGTTTTTAATTGCTTGGATATTATAGCACTCTCCTATGCCAAATGCAAATTCTTTGTTTACATGTAAAAGACTTGCTCCGTCACTCATATTTATAAACTGTAACTTGCTTTGTTCAAGCAGTCTTGCATCTGTTACCTCTGTAAAATCAAGTGTTAGGGTTATCCAGTCATAATCACGTGCGGCATCTTGAACTGCAAGAACTAATTTCAGATGAGTGGGTGAAATGACTTCGAGGGAACGCAAGTCGGCATTTTTAAAGCTGTCAAACCGCTCAAGATCTATTGGCAACCGACACACTCCATACTTCTGTCTTCGACATCGCTTGCCATTTCCGGTGACTGTGAACGCAGATAATAGGTAGATTTGAGTCCCAGTTTCCATGCAAGCATATAAATTTCATTAAGATAGCGTCCGCTTGCTTTGTCAAGTGTTATAAAAATGTTGAGAGACTGCCCCTGATCTATCCATTTTTGTCTGATAGCGGCTGCTTTTATAAGAACGGTCTGGTTTAAATCATATGCCGGAGTATAATAACTCCATGTCTCAGGTGAGAGATTAGGAACAACAACAGGAATCAGTCCGCTGAGATTTTCTTCTGACCATTTGCGTTTAAAGACAGGCTCAATAGCCTGTGTAGTACCTGTTAAAATAGATATGGATGATGTAGGGGCTACAGCCATCAGATAACCGTTTCGCATTCCCTGTTTTTTTACTTTGGCCCGGAGTTCATCCCATTCGTATTTTGAAGCAAAGAGTCCGCCACGGTCAACCAGGTTTACCACCTCGGCATTTGCATGGTCTTGAGGCATTATTCCTCTGCTCCACTTGCTTCCTTCAAATTCGGGATAGCTTCCTTTTTCAACGGCCAGATCAGAAGAGGCGGAAACTGCGTTATAACAAACAGCTTCCATAATTTCGTCTATTTTGTCAAAATGTTCCTGACTTCCCCACATAATCCCGGCTTCTGCAAGCATCTGTGCTTCGCCCATAACACCCAAACCGATAGAGCGGCTTCGCATGTTAGTCCGTTTTACTTTTTCAACCGGATAGAAGTTCAAATCTATAACATTGTCCAAACATCTGATAGCTGTGGGGACAATTCTGTCTATATCTTCTTTTGTATTTATGCGTGAGAGATTTATAGAAGCAAGGTTACAAACAGCCGTAGCGCCGTCAATTTTTTCTTTTTCCACAGCAAAAATAGGAAGTCCTCCCAGCGAATCCAAAGCAGTGACTTTTTTGGCGGGTTTTGTTATACCACTGTCTACAGTTACCAACTCCTCTTCTTCATAACTGATGCTGTCACCGTTTTCAAAAATAAATTTTATTTTATAATGGTTAGGCTGAGTGTTTTGAAAAATTTCTGTACAGAGATTGGAACTTCTGATAATTCCGTAATGATCATTCGGATTTGCACGGTTAGCATTGTCTTTAAAACAAAGAAACGGTGAACCTGTCTCAAAATAAGAAGTCAAAATCTTTTTCCATAAATCTTTTGCCTTTACTTTTTCTTTGATGATACTCTCATCCTGTTCAAATTTGAGATAAAGTTTATTAAATTCTTCGCCGTAGACATTCGTGAGTTCTCTGGTATCATATGGGTC is a window from the Sulfurimonas hydrogeniphila genome containing:
- the fliW gene encoding flagellar assembly protein FliW — translated: MAYEVKGEILGFVNTRQVDINEIDALFSIMKDSQNPGISFTLVNPYMLREYPFEIPEKTKELLKITDNSEISVFNILLIQKPLEKSTINFLAPIIINHNNNTLAQIVLEPKQNPDYGMAESIESFKKETSS
- a CDS encoding ribonucleoside-diphosphate reductase subunit alpha, encoding MITVIKRNGRTEPLDISKIQKYTSAAVKGLANVSQSELEVDAQIHFRDGITSKEIQETLIKTAVDKIDIDAPNWTFVASRLFLFNLYHQVNGFTGYCKLEKYFEKGEKEGRILLGLKEMYDLDELEKHIKPERDLQFNYLGIKTLYDRYLIKDRDANPIELPQHMFMAIAMFLAQREENRQEWAIKFYNMISKFEVMLATPTLSNARTPRHQLSSCYIGSTPDNIEGIFDTYKEMAMLSKFGGGIGWDWTQVRSMGSFIDGHKNAAGGTIPFLKITNDIAIAVDQLGTRKGAIAVYLEPWHIDINDFLDLKKNSGEERRRAHDLFPSLWLNDMFMKRVEEDAIWTLFDPYDTRELTNVYGEEFNKLYLKFEQDESIIKEKVKAKDLWKKILTSYFETGSPFLCFKDNANRANPNDHYGIIRSSNLCTEIFQNTQPNHYKIKFIFENGDSISYEEEELVTVDSGITKPAKKVTALDSLGGLPIFAVEKEKIDGATAVCNLASINLSRINTKEDIDRIVPTAIRCLDNVIDLNFYPVEKVKRTNMRSRSIGLGVMGEAQMLAEAGIMWGSQEHFDKIDEIMEAVCYNAVSASSDLAVEKGSYPEFEGSKWSRGIMPQDHANAEVVNLVDRGGLFASKYEWDELRAKVKKQGMRNGYLMAVAPTSSISILTGTTQAIEPVFKRKWSEENLSGLIPVVVPNLSPETWSYYTPAYDLNQTVLIKAAAIRQKWIDQGQSLNIFITLDKASGRYLNEIYMLAWKLGLKSTYYLRSQSPEMASDVEDRSMECVGCQ